TTTTAATCATGTAAATAATTACAAATTAGCTAGAATATTATTTTGCTAGCTAATGAGATTATTGCATcgtttttcttaatctttttcaCAGTCAACTAAAGGTAACAGTGAAGGTCTGCAATACTTCAACGCTAATAAGTTTAACAATTCAAAGTAATGACAGTACCTGctcttaatataaaataaaaaaccaagaGAACAAAAATGAAGCTATCCACTAGgattttgaaatataaagaaaCAATGTGACTCAGTTTGGATATCAGTCATAATTCATGTAAAGTGTTTATAATTCTAGTATTCAAATGaataacaaaaatacaaaaccaaagcaaatgtAAATGTACACTTGATGTTAAGCCATACTGACCTACTAACAATATGAAGATGAGTGtaatttgaaataattaaaatggcCATGGTTAGAATATCCTTCTTTATCAACCTTCATTTTTGTGTTATAAAGTCAATCAAATCCTTAAACCTGACAGATTTATGTAATATTTCAATCTGCCAATCATGGGTTAACATATGATATGTACCAAATATAACTGCTCTGagggtatatatgtatatacatgtatgtcacattatattatatagacgtatatattaaaaatattatattagaCATGTGATACTATTAATCTGGGATAAAACTGTTAGAGGAAATGGGGTTGACTTCAGTTTTGAAAATCAAATCAATGTTCAATTAATAGTATCCCAAGTTTGTATAATGACATGAGCCTATGACTGAGCCTTGACTTCACATTCTACTACCCTGTAGCCTGAGCTCTGTTCCTTTATGTTAATAGGCAATTGAGAGGAAAAATATTACAAATCAAGTCTAATATCCATGTGTTTCATAAGGTTCACCCTCTTTAAAACTGTTATGACTAACCTTCTCCCATCTAACCCTATGTTTGAAGGAGTTGTCTTGCAGACATAGAAGAAAACTCTATCAGAGATGCACTCCTTAGGCAATGTTTCCTCAGCAGAGCCAACCAGGGGAGACCAATCCCATGTTGGAAAAATGACAAGGCTGTTTTGATAGCTTAGGAAATGTGGGACAGTAGGGCCACTGTGCCACTGCTTATTCTTGAGTCTGTGAATGGGACTGGTCATAGAACAGGAGGTATATGACCTTTAGATTTGTGCTATGAAGTCAATAAGACCCTTTAATTTCCCAAGTTAGCAAACTTAAAAGACAGGGAATAAAACCCTTTTATGTGAAACTTTGTTTTTCACTTGTCATTTTTCAGACAGTGAAAGTCCAAGGCAATGATATCTCCCACAAGCTTCAGATTTCCAAAGTGAGGAAAAAGGATGAAGGTTTATATGAGTGCAGGGTGACTGATGCCAACTACGGAGAGCTACAGGAACACAAGGCCCAGGCCTACCTGAAAGTCAATGCCAACAGCCATGCTCGGAGGATGCAAGCCTTTGAAGCCTCACCTATGTGGCTACAAGACATGAAGCCTCGAAAGAATGCATCTTCAGTGATTCCCAGCAGCATCCACAGCTCTGCCAACCAACGAATGCACTCCACCTCCAGCCCTCAAGCGGTAGCCAAAATCCCCAAGCAAAGTCCACAATCAGGTATGGAAACCCATTTTGAGCCTTTCATTTTATCACTCACAAACCCTCCACCAAAAGGTCAGTTGCATAGGATAGACAGATGAATATTAGACAGCTTTTCAAATAGAAGGCTGTGTTCGATTGAAATGAGGAGACAAGCCATTGAGAGCAGGAGGCTGAGCCTTCAGGATGAGCTTGTTCCATTAGTCTCTGGCACTGTTTCATATCCAGGGATCTGAGAGCTGGACTCTTTTATTCTCTCCATTCTTTCTGTATTTACACATTATAAGAACAATAAATCATGTAATGTTGGTTACATTATAAATGCATGTTCATTTTCTCTACAGATTTATGTATCAATAATGACCCAAATTAAGAGCCTTTCACTTAatcaaaatggaaatgaaaaagacTCTCCATAATCATCCATATATTTAGTGACCTGTGGCTTTAAGCAGAGCTATTCTCCAAGGGCTTTTGATTTTGAAGGAGAAACTTCAGCTGCCTGTGATGAAATTGATGGTGATAATGGCAGGAAGTGAGGAGGGGGGTGAAGGAAGTGGTGCAGAGATAAGGCTGCTCCTGCAAATGCGCCTTGGATGCCAATTTGGAAGCTTAGTCACACATCTCTCAGCTGTGCAAGTTAAAGTAATTCTGAATGGCATGAACTTATGCAATCGTTCCACCAATGGAAACTCACTGAACTTCTAACCTTGATGTCGGATAAAGGCTGCCTTGATTGAGCAGTCTGGTACAAGACCTCTGGCTGTCGTATTTTCTCAAATGTGTTGCCTAAAGTAGGATAAGAGGAGTGTTCTGCTCAAGCACGTATCTGATATACATGAAATCAGTTGtggtgattttttgtttttttttttttccacctaaaATTTTTCAGCAAGTGAATTCCAAGATAATAATATTCACCAAGAGCTTCAGATATCCAAGGCGGGGTTTATAAGACAAGGCCGTAGAGGAGAGCAGTGTGGCTGGTGCAGACTATAGGGAGTTACAGCACCACAGGCCCAGGCCTACCTGGAAGTCATTAGCAACAGACAATGCATACCCCTACACCCCTGCTTGTTAGCAATATGTTTAAGAAATATATGTTCCAGAATATTCTGCAGAATATTCCAGTGGTATAGCACTTTATTGTTTTGTATAAAGCCCTGAATTCAGTCTCCagcatcatagaaaaaaaatattcaatcaAGAAAAACTAATTAAATAATGCATGTCAACCTGCATTTCCTCCTTATGCTTTTTGTTTGCATAGACATTATGTAGATCCAGTAGAGTGCTCATATATGGGGTTCTGTGCATTCCCATGACTTTAAATGTTGGTGAAACTCCTCTGTTATGTTTTATTCCTGGTAACATAGCAGTCTGCTGAATGATGCTTGAGCCTTTCTGAAGTCCTGATTTTCTGGCTTTGTCTCATTTTCCTTGTGATCTTTTTGTTTCCCAAATTCAAGAACAAAGCCACTACAGCTAATGATGGTTTTTATTCTATGTGAGAGTACACAAATGCCTACATCTCAATTACAGTTTTCTAAGTACTATTGTACAATGATGAAATTGTGACCTCTTTATCCTCCTTTACTTTTACATTATAACCCAACAGGGTAAACACTACCTGTAGAGTTACAGTATGTCCTCTGTAGTCAATTTACAACATAATTAGTGAGAAGTTATTTGCATACATAGAATATTTCAAGCTAGACACCATAAATCCATCTGTGTGATACAGTCAAATGGAGCAATTAATCCATTTGAGCGACTAAAGAGAATGACATGTTCTGTTTCTAAAATATCTTATTCACTTtatgatataaaataatatactctaaaataacttttattttgctCTCAATCTCTTGGAGCTGTGATGGGAACTAAGTTATGAACTAAATACCTTCAAACAATTTTCAAGTAAATTTACTGCTTGTTTCGCATATTCCCATCAGGTATTTTCTCAAACACAAAATTGTTTTTCCTAAATGTTAAAGGAGAGGATGTTGTCTCCTGGAAATCTCCATATAGTCAAAGCATTGTGGACCACTCCTTTCCTGACTGTAGCAAAGATGAACCTAAAATATCTCAaaacattcaatattcctttttcTTCCAGTGAATATTGGAAAATCTTTCATGCACTTTTATCAACATTCTCTAGAATCTCTTTCAGAAGTCCAGGCTCTCCAGCCACTCTAGCACGTTGTCTACATTTCATGCTTGTAAGATCATTTCATTTAATACAGTCATTAGGATGGATATTTACATATTACATACATTATATTGCATACATAACACTCCTGTCCCAGCTGATAATTTTGCTGTCCAAGTTTCACATTAGACTCAAGTAAAACTCATTTCAGtatctcatttatttactttctgtctcCTGAAGGCATGACAAACACAGGAACACATACATGAAAAGCAATTTCCTCCCtctacaggattttttttttagttttccataAAAAAACACTGGATATTCATAAATTCCAATAGTGTGCAATTTTTATGGTAAAGACATAAATTGAAATCTTGCTGTGAGTGACTTTCATAGTTTATCAGCTGATACAACAAGGCTTCCCTCATCtacagcagcggttctcaaccttcctaatactgccaTCCTTTGTTGCAAACCTTCATGTTACAGTGACCCCCACCCACACAACtatttttcttgctacttcataactataattttgctactgatatTAATCTTAATTTGAATATCTGGTGTACAGGATACTGATATGTGACCTCTGTAAAAAAAGTTGTtcaaccacaggttgagaaccacttttcttttccttttttttttttttttttttttttgataattttaacatttattatccTCTCAAATCATGACACTGTGGgcaaaatacatatattttatgtgctttgaacagtgttatttcctttttttattttaattacaggtcattcacttgtatcccagccataggcccctccctctttgcatcccaatcccaccctccctcactcatctcctctctgcccccttccaagtccactgatagaggaggtcctcctccatctgagaacCACTTTTCTGTAGCATCAATGACACCGTCATAGTAACCTGGGCCACAATAAACTTGCCTATTCggccctttatttttattacactcTTTGGCTCAATTGATCATTTAGAGCCACATGCTCAACTCTAAATTCATAAATTTTTCCCATCAGATAATTTCTATGTGTTTATGAAGGAAACATTAGCTGAAAATAACTACATAAAATCtcccaaggggtcctgcagaatctactactccaaccaaggaccttgcatggagataacctagaactcctgctcagatatagttcATTCATATGCTGCttaatttccaagtgggttctctagtacggggatcagggcctgtctctgacataaactcaagggctggctctttgatcacctccccctgaagagtgcagccttgccaggccacaaaggaagatgatgcagtgagccttgatgagacctgataggctagggtcagatagaaggggaggaggtcctcccctataagtggaaaggacataggggaagaagagggagggaggttggaactgagaggagatgagggagggggctacagcagggatacaaagtgaataattaaataaataaataatcttcaaATTGTCTTAAAAATTTATCTAACTCTAAAGCAAAATGAAcatgaaaagaaagggaaatgatAACCTGTGACCTGCCAAATACAACCAGATGCATATTTGATAATAATGTGACTAGTCCTGTTTCTTTCTCAACAATTTCGTCAAAGCAAGTGACAATATGCCATACTTTCTTTCTTGtaaccatttttctttctctttataaattattttgcAAATGACAAATATAAATTCCtagatttaaaaatcatttaaattttacttcCATTTTATAACCAAAACTagaactgaaataataataaaaatatactgcaaacagataaacaaaacttTCTTGCAATTCTCTTAAATCTTAAGTTCTTTAAAGCTCTCTCCATTTCTATGTACCTATGACAGAATTTGTTTATATCAAACCTAAGTTTCCCATTGTATTTTCATTctctcatgttttatttttatagtacaCAAAGATTGGAGGGAAAAGGTCATCAAATATAATGCATGATATAATCAGGGCATGGAAGTAGATACTGAAATGTTCAGTGATGTTCTGAGGATGAAgaactctgtttctacctgtctCAATCAATAAAGGCTCCGCAGAAGAACAGGCTCAATAATGGGGCTGGCTTTTATATCTTTTCAGCAGAGATAGTGAAGAAAAATTTCTGTCAGAGCAGAGTGAGGAGACCAAGATGGGATATCCAGGACCCTGGACAACATGGAATGGCTTAGCTTACTTTTAAGCTCCTTCTTAACTCTACCATATCCCTGAACAATCAAACTAACCTTCCCATGTTTTagcttcctgtctcctccattcCTCATTAACAATCCTTCAGAGACTAAACTTCTCCTACAGTGACCAAGTCTACTTGcctgcttttgtttccttctgttcCACTTATCATTCCAAAACAGACAGATGACAAACAGACAGATGAAACCCCAAAGAAGCCATGCCTTGCCTCTCTGCTCTTCACTGGGCaaagccagatctctgtgagggtTTGCGCACTTCCCAGAAGGGCAGTGTTATGGTCTATCCAGCTTCTCCAACCTCAGTCCACAGAGTATTGCTAGCTTGTTAATGCTAATGCTGGCATGTTCTGTAAAGTCACTGATATCTACTAGACATTCTCTTATAACTTATTCTCTCCATCATCTAGGCAGCACTGTTTCCTTAGTGCCCATTTCTGACATTCTGACCTCTCTTGTATGCAAAGGTTGGTTCCCTGTACTTAGcctctctgctttattttctccCTGGCATCAGTTCCTTCCATAATGCTATCCTTTTATCATTCATAACTTCTTGACCTTATCCTGTGGTTCTGACTGCTAATTTCCCTTAGAAAGTGTTTCCATTCACATTTATCCTTCTAATTTCTTTCAGAAGATTAAGGGTAGGGTTCATAACTGCCCTTTAAATAGCTCTGAATATGGGTCTTCAAAGCCTCGTGGCAAGTGTAACATAGTAAGACATTTCTTTGTACTCCACTACTGAGAAGTAGAGTCTGTTTTCCTTCAGCTTGGGGTTTATTTAGCCTGGGACAGTATGTCTAATAAAGTTTGTTATGCTATCCAATTCCAAACCTTACAAGGATTCAAAACCTTTGTTCTTACCTCTTGGAGGCCAACCACCATGTGGAAGCCATCTTGAACTCCTGTTATTCCCAGCCCAGTATCTGACCTCAGCCCCAATTCCATCTCCTACAAGCAAAGCCACACTCAGCACAGGCATCATAAAGAGCAGTAAGAGATAATAGTTAACTGTCATTTTTCAAGTGAGGATATCCCATCACAGCAGTAGATAACCCAAATAGACCACTGAACCTCAGATGGCAAAAACTATATGCTATTATCTGAGTTTtctcaccaaaacaaacaaaaagaaatgcctTTTTTCCTGTTTCAAAACATCCAATAACACCATTGTAAATTCAGTCCTGTGAAGATTTTGGaaatgtctctctctccctcttttagtGACTAGTTCGCTTAGTCAATTCGTCCCAGTAATGTTCTTCCcctgaaaaaaaatgcattttttccTATCCTACACACATTGATTTCATTCTGAATACAAGCCCTCCTTGCTTTCCTTATCCTCAATCTCTTAACAGCCTCCGCATTTCAATGTCAAcataagaaatatattttaacagCTCATACATTATTTCTAAAAGCCATTatttctacaaaagaaaaaaaaaacatatttctaaCGTGCCCACACTAATTACATAatatcatttcctttttctttatgcAGAATCCTGGCTCATATTCTCCCTGCTTTCTCAGTGTTTTCAGGCACTCTCTTGCCTCTATAACCCTGCAAATATTTTTTCCTGTGTGGGTCTTTCCATGATTTCCTATACATGTTATCCCTTTATATCACTCTCCTGCTCCCCAATCAGGCAATAAAATCTGTTGTTTCTTCAGCCAGCACTCCTTTCTCAGTTTGGTCATGCTTGCTTTGAAGGCAATGCTATGCCTTGTAttgtggaaaaggaaaaaaaacaaaaacaaaaacaaacaaacaacaacaaacagaaaacaagattcTTGTAGCTCTGTAAACCTCATGTACAGGCCACCTAAACCAGGTGCCACACTAACTCTTAAATAATAACAGATAGTAGATATTGCAAGAATTTAAAAGGACTCTACAAACCTAGAACAAGTGAACATTTATACCTCAATCTTCCAAATGATGTAGACTGTTGACAGTGATTCTTGAAGGGAATTCTGCACACTCCTCATGAAAGAGCCCACGGGAGTGATTGTGTCACTTCCCTGTGCCAACACTCCATCCAGTTAGAACCTCTGAGGACAGGGCAATAAAGGGACAATTTTATGTTTGTGAACCATGAGAATCATGAGTTTTCACCAGCCCTTTGGAACAAGAAAAAATTATAAGTCTATCAATAAAGAGGCTGGCACCTCAAAATACTCCTAGAGACTTTTCATTGCCTACTGTATTTTTCTAGTGTTCAGAGTGACTTGCAAAGCTCTTTTCTTCACTCC
This genomic window from Meriones unguiculatus strain TT.TT164.6M chromosome 12, Bangor_MerUng_6.1, whole genome shotgun sequence contains:
- the Vstm2a gene encoding V-set and transmembrane domain-containing protein 2A isoform X4, whose translation is MMGIFLASVGFVFFSVLYVQEGLSSQAKFTEFPRNVTATEGQNVEMSCAFQSGSASVYLEIQWWFLRGPEDLEQGTEAAGAQVELLPDRDPDNDGTKISTVKVQGNDISHKLQISKVRKKDEGLYECRVTDANYGELQEHKAQAYLKVNANSHARRMQAFEASPMWLQDMKPRKNASSVIPSSIHSSANQRMHSTSSPQAVAKIPKQSPQSDLCINNDPN